The following coding sequences are from one Aeromicrobium duanguangcaii window:
- the bsh gene encoding choloylglycine hydrolase yields MCTSIRFSDGNGHLYLARNLDWTVGYGERVVVTPTGYETKSPFGAVPSIRHAVIGMGIVEEDTPLYFDCGNDAGLAVAGLNFPGYASYAPEPVDGKTNVAAFEFPLWVASQFTSVDEVETALGDVAIVDKPINDTYPSSLLHWIIGDATRAIVVEYTSEGMQVFEDDVDVLANQPGFGWHHENLRNYLNVGPEFLEDVVVGRAHLAAFGSGSRMRGVPGDYYSPSRFVRAAYVNSHYPDKTTEEENVSRAFHTLQQVAMVDGSAAMGGSGEFEKTIYTGLFSGRTGTYYWNTYDDPAIQSVALADHEPDGSKLVIV; encoded by the coding sequence ATGTGCACGAGCATCAGATTCTCCGACGGGAACGGGCATCTCTATCTGGCCCGCAATCTCGACTGGACGGTCGGCTACGGCGAGCGGGTGGTGGTGACGCCCACCGGCTATGAGACAAAGTCGCCGTTCGGGGCGGTCCCGAGCATCCGGCATGCCGTCATCGGCATGGGGATCGTCGAGGAGGACACGCCGCTGTACTTCGACTGCGGCAACGATGCTGGCCTGGCGGTGGCCGGCCTGAACTTCCCCGGCTACGCGAGCTACGCGCCGGAGCCGGTCGACGGCAAGACGAATGTGGCCGCCTTCGAGTTCCCGCTGTGGGTGGCCTCGCAGTTCACCAGCGTCGACGAGGTCGAGACCGCCCTCGGTGACGTGGCGATCGTCGACAAGCCGATCAACGACACGTACCCGAGCTCGCTGCTGCACTGGATCATCGGCGACGCGACGCGCGCCATCGTGGTCGAGTACACCAGCGAGGGCATGCAGGTCTTCGAGGACGACGTCGACGTCCTGGCGAACCAGCCGGGCTTCGGGTGGCACCACGAGAACCTGCGCAACTACCTGAACGTGGGCCCGGAGTTCCTCGAGGACGTCGTCGTCGGACGCGCACACCTGGCGGCGTTCGGCTCCGGCTCGCGCATGCGCGGCGTCCCCGGTGACTACTACTCGCCGTCACGATTCGTGCGCGCGGCCTACGTCAACTCCCACTACCCGGACAAGACCACCGAGGAGGAGAACGTCAGCCGGGCGTTCCACACGCTCCAGCAGGTGGCGATGGTGGACGGCAGTGCGGCCATGGGGGGCTCCGGCGAGTTCGAGAAGACGATCTACACCGGGCTCTTCTCGGGGCGGACCGGGACGTACTACTGGAACACCTACGACGACCCCGCGATCCAGAGTGTGGCGTTGGCCGACCACGAGCCCGACGGGAGCAAGCTCGTCATCGTCTGA
- a CDS encoding TetR/AcrR family transcriptional regulator, with the protein MPRAGLTSDAVTEAGAELADEVGLAGLTMARLAARLDVRTPSLYKHVAGLDDLNRRIAALALAEAADAIGVATQGYAGRDALAAAGRAFRAYVLAHPGRYAASIGIEPTGPDDPIGVAGARLLDSFTCILHGYEIAPGDMDHALRSLRSAFHGFATLQSAHGFQWSTEIDESFEWLIDLLDRGLCGWAPGR; encoded by the coding sequence GTGCCTAGGGCAGGGCTGACGTCGGACGCCGTGACCGAGGCCGGAGCCGAGCTCGCCGACGAGGTCGGCCTCGCGGGACTGACCATGGCCCGGCTCGCCGCGCGGCTCGACGTCCGGACGCCGTCCCTCTACAAGCACGTCGCCGGTCTCGACGACCTGAACCGCCGGATCGCGGCGCTCGCCCTCGCCGAGGCGGCCGACGCGATCGGCGTGGCCACACAGGGCTACGCGGGCCGCGATGCGCTCGCCGCCGCGGGGCGGGCGTTCCGTGCCTACGTGCTGGCCCACCCGGGGCGGTATGCCGCCAGCATCGGCATCGAGCCGACCGGCCCCGACGACCCGATCGGCGTCGCCGGGGCCCGCCTGCTCGACTCCTTCACCTGCATCCTGCACGGCTACGAGATCGCACCCGGCGACATGGACCACGCGCTGCGCTCGCTGCGCAGTGCCTTCCACGGTTTCGCCACCTTGCAGTCGGCGCACGGATTCCAGTGGTCGACGGAGATCGACGAGAGCTTCGAGTGGCTCATCGACCTGCTCGACCGGGGCCTGTGCGGGTGGGCTCCCGGTCGCTGA
- a CDS encoding alpha/beta fold hydrolase: MSEHLTVDGGTIAYEVTGSGPLVVLSHGIGDSREAFRFVTPALVEAGYRVAAVDLRGSGESSADWPSYSRTDIAGDLTAVIEHLGGPAVLVGHSISGGAATIAAAKAPSLVSAVVELAPFTRKQQMSLKDLRVTRFRRGMLHLLGTAVLGSRSQWRKYLEVAYPGPRPTDWEERLDRIDAMLREPGRMKALQAMGKTTPADAGAQLPHVQSPVLIVEGTLDPDWASPQAEGEAIVAALPPGIGRLEMIAGAGHYPHVQFPSELVDLMLPFLKSARA, from the coding sequence ATGTCCGAACACCTGACCGTCGACGGCGGCACCATCGCGTACGAGGTCACCGGATCGGGACCGCTGGTCGTCCTGTCCCACGGCATCGGCGACAGCCGCGAGGCCTTCCGCTTCGTCACCCCGGCGCTCGTGGAGGCCGGCTACCGGGTGGCGGCCGTCGACCTGCGCGGCTCCGGGGAGTCCAGCGCCGACTGGCCCTCGTACAGCCGGACGGACATCGCCGGCGACCTGACCGCGGTCATCGAGCACCTCGGCGGGCCCGCCGTCCTGGTCGGCCACTCGATCTCCGGTGGCGCCGCCACGATCGCCGCGGCGAAGGCCCCGTCGCTGGTCAGCGCCGTGGTGGAGCTGGCGCCGTTCACCCGCAAGCAGCAGATGTCCTTGAAGGACCTGCGCGTGACCCGCTTCCGCCGCGGGATGCTCCACCTGCTCGGCACCGCCGTCCTGGGCAGCAGGAGCCAGTGGCGCAAGTACCTCGAGGTGGCCTACCCCGGCCCACGGCCCACGGACTGGGAGGAGCGGCTCGACCGCATCGATGCGATGCTGCGCGAGCCGGGCCGGATGAAGGCGCTCCAGGCGATGGGAAAGACCACGCCGGCCGACGCCGGGGCCCAGCTGCCCCACGTCCAGTCCCCCGTGCTCATCGTGGAGGGGACGCTCGACCCCGACTGGGCCTCGCCGCAGGCCGAGGGCGAGGCCATCGTGGCCGCGCTGCCGCCCGGCATCGGCCGACTGGAGATGATCGCCGGCGCCGGCCACTACCCGCACGTACAGTTCCCGTCCGAGCTCGTCGACCTGATGCTGCCCTTCCTGAAGTCCGCGCGTGCCTAG